Proteins encoded together in one Streptomyces umbrinus window:
- a CDS encoding alpha/beta fold hydrolase: protein MSTIAVKAAQLRSGLVLPYAEAGYPDGLPVVFVHGFADSWWTFEPLLRRLPAAVHGYAPTQRGHGDAERPPDGYGPEDFAGDLVEFLDAAGIGRAVLVGASSGGVAARMVAGSHPDRVAGLVLVGVPATLADKPGITALWEKVQALEDPVPRAFAEDLLGDLASRPLGRGLLATMAEENLKVPARVWQETMRGLLEADLAATLRGILVPTLVLWGDADSVLPRADQQRILDAIHGSALVVYEGAGHLLYWEEPERVVQDVVGFAARVLPARPDGDAPGRAGRPPSPGDGGGPSA, encoded by the coding sequence GTGAGCACGATCGCGGTGAAGGCCGCCCAGCTGAGGAGCGGGCTCGTCCTCCCGTATGCCGAGGCGGGCTATCCGGACGGCCTTCCCGTGGTCTTCGTGCACGGCTTCGCGGACTCCTGGTGGACGTTCGAGCCGCTGCTCAGGCGGCTCCCCGCCGCGGTGCACGGATACGCCCCCACGCAGCGGGGCCACGGCGACGCCGAACGGCCCCCGGACGGCTACGGGCCGGAGGACTTCGCCGGCGACCTGGTGGAATTCCTCGACGCGGCAGGCATCGGCCGGGCCGTCCTGGTCGGGGCGTCGAGCGGCGGGGTGGCCGCACGGATGGTGGCGGGCAGCCATCCCGACCGAGTGGCGGGCCTCGTCCTGGTGGGCGTCCCCGCGACGCTCGCCGACAAGCCCGGCATCACGGCCCTGTGGGAGAAGGTCCAGGCACTCGAAGACCCCGTGCCGCGCGCCTTCGCGGAGGACCTGCTGGGCGACCTCGCGAGCCGGCCGCTGGGCCGCGGACTCCTGGCGACGATGGCCGAGGAGAACCTCAAGGTGCCCGCACGGGTGTGGCAGGAGACCATGCGCGGCCTTCTGGAGGCGGACCTCGCCGCGACACTGAGGGGAATCCTCGTACCCACGCTCGTTCTCTGGGGCGACGCGGACAGCGTGCTGCCGCGCGCCGACCAGCAGCGGATCCTCGACGCGATCCACGGCTCGGCCCTCGTCGTGTACGAGGGCGCCGGGCACCTTCTGTACTGGGAGGAGCCCGAACGGGTCGTCCAGGACGTCGTCGGCTTCGCCGCCCGGGTCCTGCCGGCCCGCCCCGACGGCGACGCTCCCGGCAGGGCCGGGAGGCCGCCGTCCCCGGGCGACGGGGGCGGGCCTTCCGCGTGA